A window from Thermococcus sp. encodes these proteins:
- a CDS encoding M67 family metallopeptidase, which produces MRLIIKHEIITMLIEMARNSGIEVCGFLFGRREGDDFIVLEARQITNKLESQDAFEMEPLEMVQAIDRAEKRGLEIVGIFHSHINCPPVPSGMDLKGMRNWKVPWLIVTPKGEARAWILGDGGIEEVELSIT; this is translated from the coding sequence ATGAGACTCATTATCAAACATGAAATTATCACAATGCTCATCGAGATGGCTAGAAACTCAGGTATTGAAGTTTGTGGCTTTCTGTTCGGGAGGAGAGAGGGGGACGATTTCATCGTCCTCGAAGCAAGACAAATAACGAACAAACTAGAATCCCAAGATGCCTTCGAAATGGAACCCCTGGAGATGGTTCAGGCCATTGATAGGGCGGAAAAGAGGGGACTTGAAATAGTCGGGATTTTCCACTCTCACATAAACTGTCCGCCGGTTCCGAGTGGAATGGACCTAAAAGGGATGAGGAACTGGAAAGTTCCCTGGCTCATCGTTACGCCCAAAGGGGAAGCAAGGGCGTGGATTTTGGGTGATGGGGGCATTGAAGAGGTGGAGCTCAGTATTACCTGA
- a CDS encoding transposase, with translation MRRKEILLFLAVVLMMYLYPLSVVPLLLLVREWEEFREEWKKSAILIGISIPLYGAKILLGISGWAKTLGITPIKVSPVIWWSVYLTFTALQTLAVYYVYRVSKNFGEYGKTGGLAMLVAVPLHLLSLKLYFILTWTGLILFLLGLEKEKEVIT, from the coding sequence ATGAGGAGAAAAGAAATTCTCCTTTTTCTCGCGGTCGTTCTGATGATGTATTTGTATCCCCTCTCGGTGGTTCCGCTCCTGCTTCTCGTGAGGGAGTGGGAGGAATTCCGCGAGGAATGGAAGAAGTCAGCAATCTTGATTGGAATTTCAATACCGCTCTACGGGGCGAAAATACTCCTGGGGATTTCCGGCTGGGCGAAGACCCTTGGAATAACGCCAATCAAAGTTTCACCCGTTATCTGGTGGTCGGTTTACCTCACCTTCACGGCTCTTCAGACGCTGGCCGTCTATTATGTTTATCGCGTCTCAAAGAACTTTGGGGAATACGGAAAAACCGGCGGACTTGCCATGCTGGTCGCAGTTCCCCTTCACCTGCTCAGCCTCAAGCTGTACTTTATACTCACTTGGACCGGGTTAATCCTCTTCCTGCTCGGTCTTGAAAAAGAAAAGGAGGTGATAACATGA